The nucleotide sequence CTGGCGGGTTGGGTCACCACGGAAGTGGGCCGTCAACCCTTCACTGTCTACGGGCTGATGCGTACTTCCGAGAGCCTTGCGCCGGTGGCGGCCCCGGCCGTGGCGGCCTCGCTGATTGCCTTCATCGTGGTCTATTTCTTCGTCTTCGGCGCGGGCACTTTCTACCTGCTGCGCATGATGGGCGTGCCACCCACCGACCAAAAGAAAATCGGCCTGCGCGAGGGCCCGATGCGCGGCACCGGATTGCACCCGGCTGGCCCCCGCACCAGCCAACCGGCGGAGCAAGTGACATGATCTTTGGACTGGAACTTTCTTTCATCTGGGCCGGCATCATCGCCTTCGCGGTGCTGACCTATGTGATCCTCGACGGGTTCGATCTTGGCGTCGGCATGCTCTTCCCCTTCACCAAGAAGGAGAAGGAGCGGGATATGATGATGAACTCGGTCGCCCCCGTCTGGGACGGCAATGAGACGTGGCTGGTCATGGGCGGCGGCGGGTTATTTGCGGTGTTCCCGCTGGCCTACGCGGTTGTGTTGCCCGCGCTTTATATGCCGATCACCTTGATGCTGCTGGCGCTGGTGTTCAGGGGCGTGGCCTTTGAATACCGCTGGCGTACTGAGCGCTGGAAATGGGTCTGGGACATGTCCTTTGCGGGCGGGTCTTACATGGCGGGTTTCATGCAGGGTATCGCGCTTGGCGCGTTGGTGCAGGGCATCGAGGTCGCGGACCGCGCCTACGCGGGCGGCTGGTGGGATTGGCTGACGCCGTTCTCGATCCTGACCGGGGTGGCCGTCACCGTGGGCTACATGATGCTGGGGGCCACATGGCTGAATATGAAGCTGGAGGGTCGCATTCAATCCCATATGCGCGATCTTGCATGGCCCGCCGCCATTGCCACCGTGGTGTTCATGGGGGCGGTCAGTTTCGCGACCCCGTTCCTTGATCCGGTCTATTTCGACCGCTGGTTTGCTTGGCCCAGCATCGCATTTGCCGCCCTCATCCCGCTGCTGCTGGCCTTCTGCATCTGGCGGCTGTTCTTCGGGCTGTCGCGGCATCACGACACCGCGCCGTTCCTGTGCGCCGTGGGCATGTTCGTGCTGGGCTTCGTCGGCATCGGCATCAGCTTCTACCCGCATATCGTGCCGCCCGGCATGACCATCGCGGAAGCCGCAGCCCCCGACAGCAGCCTTGCCTTCGCGCTGGTGGGCGCGGTGATCCTGATCCCGATCATTCTGGCCTACACCGCTTATTCCTACTGGGTGTTCCGCGGCAAGATCGACCCGAATGAGGGGTACCACTGATGTCAAAGGTGGCGTGGTTCGTGGGCCTTTGGTTCGCTGGCGTCGCGGTGCTGAGCGTTGTGGCGTACCTGATCAAGCTCGCTATCTTGTGAGCCCGAAGCCGGACACAAGACGCGGCCTCGCCGTTCCCTCTGGTCGTATTTCCCGGCTGGCGCGGATGGGCGGGTTGGCGGCTTCGGTGGCAGGCAACGTCGCCCTTGCAGGCGGGCGGGAACTGGTGTCGGGCCGCAGGCCCGAGCTGCGCGATCTGGTGATGACGCCCTCCAACGCCGCGCGGCTGACCAAGCAGCTGTCGCAAATGCGCGGGGCGGCTATGAAGATGGGCCAGATGCTGTCGATGGAGGCCGCAGACCTGATGCCGCCCGAACTTGCCGACATCCTGTCCGCGCTCCGCTCAGACGCGCATTTCATGCCGCCCAAGCAGCTGAAACAGGTGCTGACCGCTAACTTGGGCGCAGGCTTCATCAAGCGGTTCAAACGTTTCGACGTACACCCCATCGCCGCTGCCTCCATCGGGCAGGTTCACCGCGCAACAACGACGGATGGCCGCGACATCGCGCTGAAGGTGCAGTACCTGGGCGTGCGCGACAGTATCGACAGCGACCTGCGCAATGTGGCCTCGCTGATCGCCATGTCGGGCATGCTGCCCAAGGGCCTCGATATTGCGCCGATGCTCGAAGAAGCCCGCCTGCAGCTGCATGACGAGGCCGACTATGAACGGGAGGCAAATTTCCTGCTGAGATACCGCAACCTGATGCAAGGGGCCGAGGGGTTCACCCTGCCCAGCTTGCAAGAGGATTTCGTCACCCCCGATATCCTGGGTATGTCCTTCGAGAAAGGCGTGGCAATTGAAGAGCTTGCCACGGCGGACCAACTCACCCGCGACCATGTCGCCACCGAGCTGATCAAGCTGGTGCTGCGCGAGCTGTTCGAATTTGGCGTGATGCAGACCGACCCCAACTTCGCCAACTACCGCTACAATGCGGAGACGGGCAATATCGTGCTGCTCGATTTCGGCGCCACCCGCATCTTCGCACCCGAGATGGGCGGTCAATACAAGGCGGTTCTTCACGCGGGCATGGCCGCCGACAGCGAGGCGTTGCGCGCGGCCTTCATCGATATCGGCCTCTATGACGACCAGATCCCCGAAGGTATCGAGGCGGTCCTGATGCACGTTTTCGAGATGGCCATGGCCCCGCTGCGCTCCGGTGCCGTCTATGATTTCGGCAACACTGACCTCTTGGGCGAGCTGCGCGAGGCTGGCCTCGACATGGCTGACGACCGCTCCTACGTGCCCCTCCCCCCTGTCGACACGCTGTTTCTGCAACGCAAAGTCGGCGGCATCTACCTGCTCGCCACGCGTCTGAAAGCGCACGTCGATATGGGCGCAGTGCTCGCCCCTTACCTCTGACCCATCATTGTTTCAAAAATACCTCGGGGGTTTGGGGGCAGAGCCCCCATGCATCGCGACGGGCAACGCCCGGCGCAAACCCTCATTCTCCAGACATATCCCGCCCTTCACGGCCCCGGTACGCAGGCAGTGACCAGTTGTAGCGCACGGCCAGAACCCGGATCACAAAGGCCAGCACAAAGCTGGCCCCCATGGCAACAACGCGGTCCACCCCGAACTGTACCATCACAACATAGGCGCAGGCGCCCGCGACGGCAGCCGCCACATAGATCTCGCGCCGCAGAATAATCGACGGCTCCTGCCCGAACGTGTCGCGGATGATGCCGCCCAAGGCGGCGGTCATCACGCCCATCATCACCGCCACCAGGGCGCTGGTGCCCGCATCCAGCCCCTTCGCCGTCCCGGCCACAGCCACCAAGGCCATGCCGAACGCGTCAAAGAACAGTATGAACCGATAACGTGATTCCAGAAGATGCGCGCCGAAATGCACCAACACGGCCGTCACCATGCAGGCGACCACAGGTGTCGGGTCCACCACCCAGAACACCGGCACACCCAAGACCAGATCCCGAACCGTGCCGCCGCCCACGCCGGTGATCACCGCCAGCCAGATGAAGCCCAGCACATCCAATTGCTTGCGCGACGCCACCAGCGCGCCGGTGATGGCAAAGGCCACGGCGGCGGCAAGGTCCAGAAACTGCAGGATGGGGGTGGGGCTGTCGAAGATCATGTCGGGCACTTTATCAGGGGAAGACATAACCCCAACGAAAAAGCGCGCCCCCAAGGGGACGCGCTATCAGGTCGACCGATAAGGCGCGGATTAAGCGGCTTCGGCCTGCGAGCGGCGTTCGCTCTCTTCGCGCGATAGCGCGACGGAGGTGCGCACACCATTGCCCACAAATTCCATCAGGCCCGACACAACCCGCTCGTTTGGGTCGATGCCGGCGCAGCTCAGCACTTCGCGCCCATCGCGGGAGCGTGCCCAGCGCGCAATTTGCTCTGGTCCATTTCCATATTTCTTATCGTCGGCAATCGCATCATCCAGCGCAGCCAGAACAACAGCCGCAAACAGCTTGCGGGAGCGTTGACCTTGCTCGAAGTTAAAAGCGGTACCGTCTACGAAATCAGCAGCCATTTCGCGTCCTTTTGTTTTTGCTCTTGTATCTTGGGCGTGGCGCTCTTTATGACGCATCTCTACCGATTCGTCATTGCAATTCTTATATAGCAGCTATGCGCTCAACGCATAACTTAAACCAAATTGTCACTGCATTTAGCTGTCTTGCCCCGGATTCATTACCAATATATAGGTCCGGCCAAAGTTCGATCAACCTTTTGTCAAGGAAATGCCACAATGCCAAAGATCAACGGAAACGAGATTCGTGGGGGCAATATCCTGGAACATAATGACGGCCTGTGGATCGCCGTTAAGGTTGACCACGTAAAACCCGGCAAGGGTGGCGCATTTGCACAGGTCGAGATGAAGAACCTGCGCAACGGGTCGAAATTGAACGAACGCTTCCGGTCCGCCGACAAGGTCGAAAAGGTCCGCCTTGAGCAGAAAGACCAGCAATTTCTGTTTGAGACAGACGGCATGCTGACCTTCATGGACACCGAAACCTACGAACAGATCGAACTGCCCGCCGACCTTCTGGGCGAGCGCCGCCCCTTCCTGCAGGATGGCATGAACGCGCAGATCGAATATTACGAAAGCGAAGCGCTGAGCGTGTCGCTGCCGCAAAAAGTCACCTGCACGGTGACCGAGACGGAACCGGTGGTCAAAGGCCAGACGGCGTCGAAGTCTTTCAAGCCTGCGGTGCTGGATAACGGGTTCCGCATCATGGTGCCGCCCTTCATCAACGTAGATGAGGCGATCATCGTCGACACGGAAAGCATGGAATATAGCGAGCGGGCCTGATAGGGCTGCCGCCTATGAAACGGCGCATCAAGACATTCGGCAAATTGGTGTATCTCGCCCTGACGGG is from uncultured Litoreibacter sp. and encodes:
- a CDS encoding DUF2474 domain-containing protein, with protein sequence MSKVAWFVGLWFAGVAVLSVVAYLIKLAIL
- a CDS encoding AarF/ABC1/UbiB kinase family protein; the protein is MSPKPDTRRGLAVPSGRISRLARMGGLAASVAGNVALAGGRELVSGRRPELRDLVMTPSNAARLTKQLSQMRGAAMKMGQMLSMEAADLMPPELADILSALRSDAHFMPPKQLKQVLTANLGAGFIKRFKRFDVHPIAAASIGQVHRATTTDGRDIALKVQYLGVRDSIDSDLRNVASLIAMSGMLPKGLDIAPMLEEARLQLHDEADYEREANFLLRYRNLMQGAEGFTLPSLQEDFVTPDILGMSFEKGVAIEELATADQLTRDHVATELIKLVLRELFEFGVMQTDPNFANYRYNAETGNIVLLDFGATRIFAPEMGGQYKAVLHAGMAADSEALRAAFIDIGLYDDQIPEGIEAVLMHVFEMAMAPLRSGAVYDFGNTDLLGELREAGLDMADDRSYVPLPPVDTLFLQRKVGGIYLLATRLKAHVDMGAVLAPYL
- the cydB gene encoding cytochrome d ubiquinol oxidase subunit II: MIFGLELSFIWAGIIAFAVLTYVILDGFDLGVGMLFPFTKKEKERDMMMNSVAPVWDGNETWLVMGGGGLFAVFPLAYAVVLPALYMPITLMLLALVFRGVAFEYRWRTERWKWVWDMSFAGGSYMAGFMQGIALGALVQGIEVADRAYAGGWWDWLTPFSILTGVAVTVGYMMLGATWLNMKLEGRIQSHMRDLAWPAAIATVVFMGAVSFATPFLDPVYFDRWFAWPSIAFAALIPLLLAFCIWRLFFGLSRHHDTAPFLCAVGMFVLGFVGIGISFYPHIVPPGMTIAEAAAPDSSLAFALVGAVILIPIILAYTAYSYWVFRGKIDPNEGYH
- a CDS encoding DUF6280 family protein, which encodes MAADFVDGTAFNFEQGQRSRKLFAAVVLAALDDAIADDKKYGNGPEQIARWARSRDGREVLSCAGIDPNERVVSGLMEFVGNGVRTSVALSREESERRSQAEAA
- the efp gene encoding elongation factor P — translated: MPKINGNEIRGGNILEHNDGLWIAVKVDHVKPGKGGAFAQVEMKNLRNGSKLNERFRSADKVEKVRLEQKDQQFLFETDGMLTFMDTETYEQIELPADLLGERRPFLQDGMNAQIEYYESEALSVSLPQKVTCTVTETEPVVKGQTASKSFKPAVLDNGFRIMVPPFINVDEAIIVDTESMEYSERA
- a CDS encoding trimeric intracellular cation channel family protein; its protein translation is MSSPDKVPDMIFDSPTPILQFLDLAAAVAFAITGALVASRKQLDVLGFIWLAVITGVGGGTVRDLVLGVPVFWVVDPTPVVACMVTAVLVHFGAHLLESRYRFILFFDAFGMALVAVAGTAKGLDAGTSALVAVMMGVMTAALGGIIRDTFGQEPSIILRREIYVAAAVAGACAYVVMVQFGVDRVVAMGASFVLAFVIRVLAVRYNWSLPAYRGREGRDMSGE